One segment of Lytechinus variegatus isolate NC3 chromosome 13, Lvar_3.0, whole genome shotgun sequence DNA contains the following:
- the LOC121426928 gene encoding vesicular, overexpressed in cancer, prosurvival protein 1-like — MWTAIITTLLGFLIEIQSVDALSCSYRNAFGFYQYYICSSNQYCCGTRSCCYYSRGVYSLWYFWFGIILFILICSGASGAYYRKRQRIVVRTHPAPVVQHPNAVQQTMVVSATASSGYSGYPNPPPTYNQVITTTGPNMGVTSYPMGYNSAPQGVTVHHY; from the exons atgtgGACAGCCATTATCACCACGCTACTTGGATTTCTCATTGAGATTCAG AGCGTAGACGCATTATCATGCTCCTATAGAAACGCTTTCGgattttatcaatattacat ATGTTCAAGCAATCAATACTGCTGTGGAACGCGCAGCTGTTGTTATTACTCACGTGGTGTATATAGCCTCTGGTATTTCTG GTTCGGTATCATCCTGTTCATCCTCATCTGTTCCGGAGCAAGCGGGGCGTATTACAGAAAACGACAACGCATAGTCGTTCGAACACACCCCGCCCCGGTAGTACAACACCCCAACGCAGTACAACAGACCATGGTCGTTTCAGCCACAG catcatcaggATATTCTGGCTATCCAAACCCACCACCAACGTACAACCAGGTGATTACTACCACCGGTCCAAATATGGGTGTAACATCGTACCCCATGGGGTACAATTCAGCTCCTCAAGGGGTGACGGTTCATCATTATTAA